A region of the Gammaproteobacteria bacterium genome:
TCGAATCGATCCCGGAAGGACTCACGGAGGAACTGACCGAGGTTCTCACCGGTTCGGGAAACGTCCGCATCGAGCGGATCGTATCGAGAGGGCACGCCTCCCCCGAGGGATTCTGGTACGACCAGGCGCAGCGGGAATTCGTCCTGCTCCTGCGCGGCTCGGCCGCCCTCGAG
Encoded here:
- a CDS encoding cupin domain-containing protein, whose protein sequence is MHNLFESIPEGLTEELTEVLTGSGNVRIERIVSRGHASPEGFWYDQAQREFVLLLRGSAALEFEGREAPIEMGPGDFLVIDAHRRHRVTRTARDGDTVWLAVHFG